A DNA window from Hemibagrus wyckioides isolate EC202008001 linkage group LG11, SWU_Hwy_1.0, whole genome shotgun sequence contains the following coding sequences:
- the grm2a gene encoding glutamate receptor, metabotropic 2a, which produces MARRFHCLQFQGHSWSLHLFLLLLLVARRPQALEVSGYSTDTTKKEIIIEGDLVIGGLFPVHQKGDGVEDCGRINAQRGIQRLEAMLLALDEINKDNRILPGVTLGAHILDTCSKDTYALEQSLEFVRAVLTKVDDSEYTCPDGSYAIHDDVPLAISGVIGGSYSDVSIQVANLLRLFQIPQISYASTSAKLSDKSRYDYFARTVPPDFYQAKAMAEILRYFNWTYVSTVASEGDYGETGIDAFQQEARALQICIATSAKVSRSMDRYSYEGVIRSLLQKSNAKVVILFTRSEDARELLVAANRMNVSFIWVASDGWGAQESVVKGSESVAEGAFTIELASYPIQKFAEYFTNLNPYNNTRNPWFREFWEHRFQCSLHDINCGKHSLRDGKFEQESKIMFVMNAVYAMAHALHNMRQSVCQNTTKLCSAMKPVNGKKLYKENILKTKFDAPFRPADTENTVHFDAYGDSLGRYNIFHYHIENGTYVYRKVGFWAQSLNLDTNLIPWDNQVVPTSQCSDPCKMNEIKSMQPGDVCCWICIPCQPYQYLLDEFTCAECSFGQWPLANLTGCYDLPEEYIHWEDAWAIGPVTIACLGILCTLFVIGLFIKNNETPVVKASGREVSYILLLGVLLCYCITFIYIAKPSVVVCTLRRLGLGTSFAVCYSALLTKTNRIARIFNGVKDGAQRPRFISPASQVAICAALISCQLLVVMVWLLVEVPGVRKEVSPERRDIVRLKCNSKDSSMLISLTYNCVLIILCTFYAFKTRKCPENFNEAKFIGFTMYTTCIIWLAFQPIFYVTASDLRVQTTTMCISVSLSGSVVLGCLFAPKIHIILFQPQKNVTTSLRVATTRFSVTTGPGSSFSQASNIVPTVCNGREVVDSTTSSL; this is translated from the exons ATGGCTAGGAGGTTCCACTGCCTCCAATTTCAAGGACATTCCTGGTCACTCCATCTCTTCCTCCTGTTGCTGCTTGTGGCTAGGAGGCCGCAGGCTCTTGAAGTATCTGGCTACAGCACTGACACCACCAAGAAGGAGATCATCATAGAAGGAGATCTGGTGATTGGAGGACTTTTTCCAGTACATCAGAAAGGTGATGGAGTAGAGGACTGTGGTCGCATCAATGCTCAAAGAGGGATACAAAGACTGGAAGCCATGCTGCTTGCACTAGATGAGATCAATAAAGATAATCGGATCTTGCCTGGTGTCACGCTGGGTGCTCACATTCTGGACACATGTTCAAAGGACACCTATGCGTTGGAGCAGTCACTGGAATTTGTGCGGGCTGTTTTGACCAAGGTAGACGACAGTGAATACACGTGCCCAGATGGATCCTACGCCATTCATGATGATGTTCCTCTTGCCATCTCTGGAGTCATTGGTGGGTCCTACAGCGATGTGTCCATACAg GTGGCCAACCTTTTGCGGCTTTTCCAGATCCCCCAAATTAGCTATGCGTCAACAAGTGCTAAGCTCAGTGATAAGTCCCGCTATGACTATTTTGCTCGTACCGTCCCACCAGACTTCTATCAAGCCAAGGCTATGGCTGAGATCCTGCGCTACTTCAACTGGACTTATGTCTCTACTGTAGCCTCAGAGGGTGATTACGGAGAAACTGGCATTGATGCTTTTCAGCAGGAGGCCAGAGCCTTGCAAATCTGCATCGCTACATCTGCAAAGGTTAGCCGCTCAATGGACCGCTACAGTTATGAAGGAGTGATCAGGTCTCTGTTACAGAAGTCCAATGCTAAAGTTGTGATCCTTTTTACTAGAAGTGAGGATGCCAGAGAGCTTCTTGTTGCAGCAAATCGCATGAATGTGTCCTTTATCTGGGTGGCCAGTGATGGCTGGGGGGCACAGGAGAGTGTGGTGAAGGGAAGTGAGTCAGTGGCAGAAGGAGCTTTCACCATTGAACTTGCTTCATATCCAATCCAAAAATTTGCTGAGTACTTCACAAATCTAAATCCTTACAACAACACTCGCAATCCCTGGTTTCGAGAGTTCTGGGAGCATCGGTTCCAATGTAGCCTGCACGATATTAACTGTGGGAAGCATTCGCTCCGAGATGGCAAGTTTGAGCAAGAATCCAAGATCATGTTTGTAATGAATGCTGTGTATGCAATGGCCCATGCACTGCACAACATGAGACAGTCAGTATGTCAAAACACCACTAAACTCTGCAGTGCCATGAAGCCAGTAAATGGAAAGAAGTTGTATAAAGAAAACATCCTGAAGACAAAGTTTGATG CTCCTTTCCGTCCAGCTGACACAGAAAACACTGTTCACTTTGATGCTTATGGAGACAGTCTGGGTCGGTACAACATCTTCCACTACCACATAGAAAACGGCACATATGTTTACCGTAAAGTGGGCTTTTGGGCCCAGAGTTTGAACCTAGACACAAATCTCATCCCTTGGGATAACCAAGTGGTACCTACCTCTCAGTGTAGTGACCCCTGCAAGATGAATGAAATCAAGAGCATGCAGCCCGGTGATGTCTGCTGTTGGATCTGTATCCCCTGCCAGCCCTACCAGTATCTCCTGGATGAATTCACTTGTGCAGAATGCAGCTTTGGTCAATGGCCACTGGCCAACCTGACTGGCTGCTATGACTTGCCTGAGGAGTACATCCACTGGGAGGATGCCTGGGCTATTGGACCAGTCACCATTGCCTGTTTGGGGATACTGTGCACACTCTTTGTGATTGGTCTCTTCATAAAGAACAACGAGACACCTGTAGTCAAAGCTAGTGGACGAGAAGTTTCCTACATTTTACTCCTGGGTGTGCTCCTCTGTTACTGCATAACGTTCATTTACATTGCCAAACCTTCAGTAGTAGTGTGTACATTACGTCGTCTTGGGCTTGGTACCTCCTTTGCAGTTTGCTACTCAGCACTTCTGACCAAGACCAACCGCATTGCCCGTATCTTCAATGGTGTCAAAGATGGTGCACAAAGGCCACGGTTTATTAGTCCAGCTTCACAGGTAGCTATTTGTGCTGCCCTCATTTCCTGTCAGCTGTTAGTAGTGATGGTCTGGCTCTTGGTAGAAGTACCGGGTGTAAGGAAAGAGGTCAGTCCTGAGAGAAGAGACATAGTCAGGTTGAAATGCAACAGCAAGGACTCCAGCATGCTAATTTCACTGACCTATAACTGTGTCCTCATTATCCTCTGTACCTTCTACGCCTTCAAGACCCGAAAGTGCCCAGAGAACTTCAATGAGGCAAAGTTTATTGGTTTCACTATGTACACCACCTGCATAATCTGGCTGGCTTTCCAGCCCATCTTCTATGTCACAGCCAGTGACCTCAGG